In one Candidatus Deferrimicrobium sp. genomic region, the following are encoded:
- the gnd gene encoding phosphogluconate dehydrogenase (NAD(+)-dependent, decarboxylating) gives MEIAMIGLGKMGANMTTRLLGKGHRVVAFDVKEEAVRAAEAGGAIGARTLDEVVGKLPAPRVVWVMVPSGNPTDATIMALAERLSPGDVVIDGGNSNYKDTMRRGAELEKRGLRFVDVGTSGGVWGLSEGYSMMVGGEEAAVERLRPIFEALAPASDKGWGRVGPSGAGHFVKMVHNGIEYGLMQAYAEGFELMQRKTGFGLNLGRIAEIWRHGSVVRSWLLDLTADALAKNPGLDGIAAYVPDSGEGRWTAIEAIETGVSLPVITMALQNRFRSREEAPFGDKLLAAMRNQFGGHAVKGAK, from the coding sequence ATGGAGATCGCGATGATCGGGTTGGGGAAGATGGGCGCCAATATGACGACGCGTCTGCTGGGGAAAGGTCACCGCGTGGTGGCCTTCGATGTGAAGGAGGAGGCGGTCCGCGCCGCCGAAGCGGGAGGTGCGATCGGAGCCCGTACGCTGGACGAAGTGGTGGGGAAACTGCCCGCCCCGCGAGTCGTCTGGGTGATGGTTCCGTCCGGAAATCCGACGGACGCCACCATCATGGCCCTGGCGGAACGCCTTTCCCCGGGGGATGTCGTCATCGACGGGGGAAACAGCAACTACAAGGACACGATGCGGCGGGGCGCCGAGCTCGAGAAACGGGGGCTGCGTTTCGTCGATGTCGGGACCAGCGGCGGTGTATGGGGGTTGTCCGAGGGGTACAGCATGATGGTGGGGGGGGAAGAGGCCGCCGTGGAAAGGTTGCGGCCGATCTTCGAAGCGCTGGCTCCCGCGAGCGACAAGGGGTGGGGGCGCGTCGGTCCGAGCGGTGCCGGGCACTTCGTCAAGATGGTCCATAACGGGATCGAATACGGGCTGATGCAGGCGTACGCGGAAGGCTTCGAGCTGATGCAGCGGAAGACCGGCTTCGGCCTGAACCTGGGCCGGATCGCCGAGATCTGGCGGCACGGCAGCGTGGTCCGCTCATGGCTGCTGGATCTGACCGCCGATGCGCTGGCGAAGAACCCCGGCCTGGACGGGATCGCCGCGTACGTGCCCGACTCCGGCGAGGGCCGTTGGACGGCGATCGAGGCGATCGAGACGGGGGTCTCTCTCCCCGTCATCACGATGGCCCTGCAAAACCGCTTCCGGTCCCGCGAGGAGGCCCCCTTCGGGGACAAGCTCCTGGCCGCGATGCGCAACCAGTTCGGCGGACACGCGGTGAAGGGCGCGAAGTGA
- a CDS encoding TVP38/TMEM64 family protein, whose translation MGAAPAQQLTTQTGKRPLLKGVILVIFILAAIAVARFTPIKSFLTPAGLGRFLESVGIWGPVIFALVYAAGVCLFIPGTLLTTLGGAIFGAYQGFLYVWVGAMLGASASFWIARTLGRDLAASLVGDRLKKYDEAIERNGFATVLYLRLVYFPFTPMNFGMGLTRVRFRDYFFGTALGIIVGVFIFTFFVGAVRDVWASGDLRGLLSLKVLFSVALFVFSFFIPRIIKKLKGE comes from the coding sequence ATGGGGGCGGCACCTGCGCAGCAGTTAACCACTCAAACGGGCAAGCGTCCCCTGCTGAAGGGCGTCATCCTTGTGATCTTTATCCTCGCGGCCATCGCGGTCGCGCGCTTCACTCCCATAAAAAGTTTTCTCACCCCGGCCGGGTTGGGGCGTTTCCTGGAGAGTGTCGGGATCTGGGGTCCCGTGATCTTCGCCCTGGTGTACGCCGCCGGCGTCTGCCTGTTCATCCCGGGTACCCTGCTGACGACGCTGGGCGGCGCGATCTTCGGCGCCTATCAAGGTTTCCTCTATGTCTGGGTGGGTGCCATGCTGGGCGCCAGCGCCTCCTTCTGGATCGCGCGCACCCTCGGCAGGGATCTTGCCGCATCCCTTGTCGGCGACAGGCTGAAGAAGTACGACGAGGCGATCGAACGCAACGGGTTCGCCACGGTTCTCTACCTGCGGCTGGTCTATTTTCCCTTTACGCCCATGAATTTCGGCATGGGCCTTACACGGGTGCGATTTCGGGATTACTTCTTCGGTACCGCCCTCGGCATCATCGTCGGGGTCTTCATTTTCACCTTTTTCGTGGGCGCCGTCAGGGACGTCTGGGCGAGCGGCGACTTGAGAGGCCTGCTCTCCCTCAAGGTGCTCTTCTCCGTGGCTCTCTTTGTCTTCTCCTTCTTCATCCCCAGGATCATCAAGAAGTTAAAAGGGGAATAG
- a CDS encoding mercuric reductase, which translates to MEEMPELVHSMGRVLPEDRYNEELVANVHPPDWINQEPRERYHLVVLGGGTAGLVTAAGAAGLGARVALVERHLLGGDCLNVGCVPSKCLIRSSRVVFDIKEANRYGVNAPGGCRADFPGVMERMRRLRAHISGHDSVRRFASLGVDVFLGEARFAGMDAVEVGGKMLRFSKAVIATGARAALPPVEGLHEAGFRTNESLFSLTELPRRLLVFGAGPVGCEMAQAFRRFGSEVTIIERAPQLLTREDPDAAAIVSGAFLRDGIDVRLNTVVKGVAVAGKEKQVHLQRADGFADRVIADEILIGAGRVPNVDGLNLEGAGVAYEPGKGVEVNDFLQTTNPRIYAAGDICQVHKFTHTADAAARIVIQNALFRGRKRYSALTIPWCTYTDPEIAHVGMYERDARERGIPVDTFVREMKEVDRAIADGEEEGFVKVHVRKGTDKILGATIVARHAGEMINEISLAMVGGIGLGTLGGVIHSYPTQAEAVKQVGDLYNRTRLTPFVRKLLALWLKWMG; encoded by the coding sequence ATGGAAGAGATGCCGGAGCTCGTTCACTCCATGGGAAGGGTTCTTCCGGAGGACCGGTATAACGAAGAACTCGTCGCCAACGTCCATCCTCCCGACTGGATAAACCAGGAACCCCGGGAACGCTACCACCTGGTGGTTCTGGGCGGCGGCACCGCGGGGCTCGTGACCGCCGCCGGAGCGGCGGGTCTCGGCGCCAGGGTGGCGTTGGTGGAACGGCACCTGCTCGGGGGGGACTGCCTCAATGTCGGTTGCGTTCCATCGAAATGCCTGATCCGCTCCTCCCGCGTCGTTTTCGATATAAAAGAGGCGAACCGCTACGGAGTGAACGCCCCGGGGGGGTGCCGGGCGGACTTCCCGGGCGTCATGGAGCGCATGCGTCGCCTCCGGGCGCACATCAGCGGTCACGATTCGGTCAGGCGCTTCGCCTCGCTGGGAGTGGACGTCTTCCTGGGGGAGGCGCGCTTCGCAGGCATGGACGCCGTGGAGGTGGGAGGGAAGATGCTCCGCTTCTCGAAGGCGGTGATCGCCACGGGAGCACGCGCCGCCTTGCCGCCCGTCGAAGGGCTCCACGAAGCCGGCTTCCGGACGAACGAGTCCCTCTTCTCCCTGACCGAGCTGCCAAGGCGGCTTCTGGTGTTCGGAGCGGGACCGGTCGGTTGCGAGATGGCGCAAGCTTTCCGGCGGTTCGGCTCCGAGGTGACCATCATCGAGCGGGCCCCCCAGCTCCTGACCCGGGAGGACCCCGACGCGGCCGCGATCGTGTCCGGTGCGTTTCTGCGGGACGGGATCGACGTGCGCCTGAACACCGTGGTGAAGGGGGTCGCCGTCGCCGGAAAAGAGAAGCAGGTGCATCTCCAGAGAGCCGACGGCTTCGCGGACAGGGTCATCGCGGATGAGATCCTGATCGGCGCCGGTCGCGTGCCCAACGTCGATGGGCTCAACCTGGAGGGAGCGGGGGTCGCGTACGAACCTGGGAAGGGAGTCGAGGTCAACGATTTCCTGCAGACCACCAACCCCCGCATCTACGCGGCGGGAGACATCTGCCAGGTCCACAAGTTCACCCACACCGCGGACGCCGCGGCGCGCATCGTGATCCAGAACGCCCTCTTCCGGGGAAGGAAGCGCTATAGCGCCCTCACGATCCCCTGGTGCACCTATACCGACCCGGAGATCGCCCACGTCGGGATGTACGAGCGGGACGCGAGAGAGCGGGGGATCCCGGTGGACACCTTCGTTCGGGAGATGAAGGAGGTGGACCGTGCCATCGCCGACGGGGAGGAGGAAGGGTTCGTCAAGGTCCACGTCCGCAAGGGGACCGACAAGATCCTCGGTGCCACCATTGTGGCGCGCCATGCGGGTGAGATGATCAACGAGATTTCCCTGGCGATGGTGGGGGGGATCGGCTTGGGCACCCTCGGTGGCGTCATCCACTCCTATCCGACCCAGGCCGAAGCCGTCAAGCAGGTCGGCGACCTGTATAACCGGACGCGTTT
- the msrB gene encoding peptide-methionine (R)-S-oxide reductase MsrB has translation MRSGATRRDFLRTMGAAVCVAAGATLPGLLGGRFAISDSFTVAAEAAVGSAPAWIRVYSVEKRNYVMTQAVVKTNEEWKKILTPEQYHILREKGTERAFSGKYDKNHEHGVYRCAACGLDLYRSEEKYDSGTGWPSFTAPIAASNVLTRPDNSFFTHRTEVLCPRCGGHLGHVFDDGPKPTGKRYCMNSAALQFVATTK, from the coding sequence ATGCGATCCGGGGCCACGCGGAGGGATTTTCTTCGGACGATGGGAGCGGCGGTTTGTGTCGCGGCGGGCGCGACACTTCCCGGGCTCCTCGGCGGCCGGTTCGCCATTTCGGACAGTTTCACGGTAGCGGCGGAAGCCGCCGTCGGATCCGCACCGGCGTGGATCCGGGTGTATTCCGTCGAAAAGAGGAACTACGTCATGACCCAAGCCGTCGTGAAAACAAACGAAGAGTGGAAAAAAATACTGACCCCCGAGCAGTACCACATCCTGCGGGAGAAGGGGACGGAGCGGGCCTTCAGCGGAAAGTACGATAAAAACCATGAGCACGGCGTCTATCGCTGCGCCGCCTGCGGGCTCGATCTGTACCGGTCGGAGGAGAAATACGATTCCGGGACCGGATGGCCGAGCTTTACGGCGCCGATCGCCGCTTCGAACGTTCTCACCCGGCCCGACAACAGTTTCTTTACACACCGTACCGAGGTGCTCTGCCCCCGATGCGGGGGACACCTTGGCCATGTGTTCGACGACGGGCCGAAACCGACCGGGAAGCGCTACTGCATGAATTCGGCGGCCCTGCAGTTCGTGGCCACCACGAAATAG